From the genome of Schaalia dentiphila ATCC 17982, one region includes:
- a CDS encoding metallophosphoesterase yields MTTDVTSALAGATASSTRRGRGLLRTAGAIVGGLGLAGLAAGGAALAWGSIERTMPVLRRYDVPIQGDVPEVTILQIADLHLFPGQDFLLRFLSDVAASERFDMVVATGDNFGSMDALDMVMDAYRPFLSYPGAFVLGSNDYYSPIPKRWSRYLSRSKPHPVRVVPDLPYLPMVRRMRQAGWVDLSNASGTISLPTGTVSLLGTDDAHIHRDRVVAPASSWAAPGVLHLGVTHAPYTRVVSALTSAGSDLILAGHTHGGQIGIPGAGAIITNCDISRPYAKGLKRWEAPDGTEAWLHVSAGLGTSRYAKIRIATRPEASLLHVHPA; encoded by the coding sequence ATGACCACTGACGTCACGTCTGCACTCGCAGGGGCCACGGCCTCGTCCACTCGACGAGGCCGTGGCCTCCTGCGCACCGCGGGAGCGATCGTCGGCGGCCTGGGACTCGCTGGGCTGGCCGCGGGCGGCGCGGCACTCGCGTGGGGATCGATAGAGCGCACGATGCCGGTGCTACGCCGCTACGACGTCCCCATTCAGGGCGACGTTCCAGAGGTGACGATCCTCCAGATCGCAGACCTGCACCTGTTCCCCGGACAGGATTTTCTCCTGCGTTTCCTGTCCGATGTCGCAGCCTCAGAGCGCTTCGACATGGTCGTAGCGACCGGGGACAACTTCGGATCTATGGATGCGCTGGACATGGTGATGGACGCCTATCGCCCGTTCCTGTCCTATCCGGGCGCTTTCGTGCTCGGGTCGAACGACTACTACTCGCCAATTCCGAAGCGCTGGAGCCGCTACCTGTCACGATCAAAGCCACACCCCGTGCGGGTTGTTCCCGATCTTCCCTACCTGCCGATGGTGCGTCGCATGCGTCAGGCTGGCTGGGTCGATCTGTCGAATGCTTCCGGCACGATCAGCCTGCCCACCGGCACCGTGTCTTTGCTGGGCACGGATGACGCTCATATCCACCGGGATCGTGTGGTAGCGCCGGCCTCGTCATGGGCAGCGCCGGGCGTTCTGCACCTGGGCGTCACACACGCCCCCTACACGCGCGTCGTGTCCGCGCTGACGTCGGCAGGCTCGGACCTGATCCTCGCCGGGCACACGCACGGCGGCCAGATCGGCATTCCCGGAGCCGGGGCGATCATCACGAACTGCGACATTTCACGCCCCTACGCGAAGGGCTTGAAGCGGTGGGAGGCTCCGGACGGTACTGAGGCGTGGCTGCACGTCTCGGCTGGCCTGGGAACCTCACGCTACGCAAAGATTCGCATCGCGACGCGCCCCGAGGCGTCTCTGCTGCACGTGCACCCCGCGTAG
- a CDS encoding RNA-binding protein, producing the protein MRAHVLDRVAAILVTLLPLGMAACGSQSKADACKLLEKPLKDAGLALVNSAQNGDAANITDTYTTFATTYEEASKRITNKEIKESVDQVAAGWRAAADNSGVLKADPLSMDVQKLEEYHKIMEDLSAKQTELFNKCGYQH; encoded by the coding sequence GTGCGAGCTCATGTTCTGGATCGCGTTGCCGCGATCCTCGTGACCCTTCTTCCCCTGGGTATGGCCGCCTGTGGGTCCCAGTCGAAGGCTGACGCCTGCAAGCTGCTCGAGAAGCCTCTCAAGGACGCGGGCCTCGCCCTCGTGAATTCAGCACAGAATGGTGACGCTGCCAACATCACCGACACCTACACCACGTTTGCCACCACCTACGAAGAGGCATCGAAGAGAATCACCAACAAGGAGATTAAGGAGTCCGTCGATCAGGTCGCGGCCGGATGGCGCGCCGCCGCTGACAACTCGGGTGTCCTGAAGGCGGACCCGTTGAGTATGGACGTCCAGAAGCTCGAGGAGTACCACAAGATCATGGAAGATCTCAGCGCGAAGCAGACGGAACTGTTCAACAAGTGCGGATACCAGCACTGA
- a CDS encoding bile acid:sodium symporter family protein, with amino-acid sequence MSTSDAVTTQSPVLSPEDRSARIAVTVFPLLILAAFAIAMITPDTFKPLAPGVNWALGVIMFGMGLTLTLPDFGLIVKRPLPVVVGVVAQYLIMPLVGWALCYVFGLPDAVAVGVILVGCAPGGTASNVISYLAKADVALSVTMTSISTLLAPLMTPLLTAWLVGNRMPVDGAAMAKNILLMVLAPVLGGFIVRFVAGKFVEKILPLLPWISVFGICYVLLVVVSGSVNKILTSGALIIAVVICHNLLGYLFGYLAGRAGRGSDKASRTTAIEVGMQNSALAATLAKTHFASTPETALPAAVFSVWHNLSGALLAMFFRRWKNGGQA; translated from the coding sequence ATGTCCACATCAGACGCAGTTACAACTCAATCCCCCGTCCTTTCCCCCGAAGATCGCAGCGCGCGCATCGCCGTCACGGTCTTCCCACTGCTGATCCTGGCGGCCTTCGCGATCGCCATGATCACGCCCGACACGTTCAAGCCGCTAGCTCCCGGCGTGAACTGGGCGCTCGGCGTCATCATGTTCGGCATGGGCCTAACCCTGACGCTGCCCGACTTTGGGCTCATCGTCAAGCGTCCGCTGCCCGTGGTCGTGGGTGTTGTCGCCCAGTACCTGATCATGCCCCTCGTCGGTTGGGCACTGTGCTACGTGTTCGGTCTGCCCGACGCGGTCGCGGTCGGCGTCATCCTCGTCGGCTGTGCGCCCGGTGGTACGGCCTCGAACGTGATCTCCTACCTGGCGAAGGCGGACGTCGCGCTGTCGGTCACCATGACCTCGATCTCGACGTTGCTCGCGCCCCTCATGACGCCCCTGCTCACCGCCTGGCTGGTGGGTAATCGCATGCCGGTTGATGGCGCGGCGATGGCGAAGAACATCCTGCTGATGGTTCTCGCCCCCGTCCTGGGCGGCTTCATCGTGCGCTTCGTCGCGGGCAAGTTTGTGGAGAAGATCCTGCCGCTTCTCCCCTGGATCTCCGTGTTTGGTATCTGCTACGTGCTGCTGGTCGTCGTGTCTGGCTCGGTCAACAAGATCCTGACCTCTGGCGCTCTCATCATTGCCGTGGTCATCTGCCACAACCTCCTGGGCTACCTCTTCGGCTACCTGGCCGGACGCGCCGGCCGCGGCTCCGACAAGGCGTCGCGGACGACCGCAATCGAGGTCGGCATGCAGAACTCGGCGCTCGCCGCGACGTTGGCGAAGACCCACTTCGCCTCCACCCCGGAGACCGCGCTCCCGGCAGCCGTATTCTCCGTGTGGCACAACCTGTCCGGCGCGCTGCTGGCGATGTTCTTCCGTCGCTGGAAGAACGGCGGACAGGCCTAA
- a CDS encoding YwiC-like family protein has product MRKLARNGWISDQHGAWTMMAFPPLLGWALSFTFSWTVVLMLVAWAMAFQMFSAVCLWVKTPAKRRSRIAPAVLTYGLLAALPGATLLALRPQLLWWAIAFVPLASSAIYLVWKGRERSLGARAASILAGNIMGPVAFSLAIADGSPAAVTLNAWATCAAFGLHYIGTVPLVRSMIRGRKDPRWAMGSTLLHAVFTLCTAVAWWFGALEIWPVLMWACLTARAWVMPTLNRTRARPFSPKLIGFSELGWSLLLIASLLIP; this is encoded by the coding sequence ATGCGTAAGCTTGCCCGCAACGGTTGGATCTCCGACCAGCACGGCGCGTGGACGATGATGGCTTTCCCGCCGCTGCTCGGGTGGGCGCTGTCCTTCACCTTCTCGTGGACGGTCGTCCTCATGCTGGTCGCATGGGCGATGGCCTTCCAGATGTTCTCCGCCGTGTGCCTGTGGGTCAAGACACCCGCCAAGCGCCGCTCTCGCATTGCCCCCGCGGTCCTGACCTACGGCCTGCTCGCGGCGCTCCCCGGCGCTACCCTCCTGGCCCTGCGCCCACAGCTGCTGTGGTGGGCGATCGCTTTCGTACCCCTGGCCTCATCCGCGATCTACCTCGTGTGGAAGGGCCGCGAGCGCTCCCTGGGTGCCCGCGCGGCCTCGATCCTAGCGGGTAACATCATGGGACCCGTGGCGTTCTCGCTGGCGATCGCAGACGGTTCACCGGCTGCGGTGACCCTCAACGCGTGGGCGACGTGCGCCGCGTTCGGCCTGCACTACATCGGCACTGTTCCGCTGGTTCGGTCGATGATCCGCGGTCGTAAGGACCCGCGCTGGGCGATGGGTTCCACGCTGCTGCACGCGGTGTTCACGCTGTGCACGGCTGTGGCGTGGTGGTTCGGCGCGCTCGAGATCTGGCCTGTCCTCATGTGGGCGTGCCTGACCGCGCGCGCGTGGGTGATGCCGACGCTGAACCGGACCCGCGCACGCCCCTTCTCGCCCAAGCTCATCGGATTCAGCGAGCTCGGCTGGTCGCTTCTTCTCA